The DNA window GCGCGCTGTCGGTGAGTCGCAGAGATCTCAGGCGAACAGCAGACATGAGAAAGACCGGGTGGGCGGTGTCGAGCGGAATTGAATCTGCGGGCGTGAGGGAACTTCATCAGTCCGATTCCGGTCCGGTCCCCCCACAGCGTCGTGACGAAGCGGCCATGCCGGGCGAGCAGCCCATGAGAGTTCGCGCAGTGAAAGCAGTGCTGCGCACCACCGTAGCCCTGTGCCTGGTGACGACTCTGGTCCACGTCGTCCTGGTATTCCTTCATGTGGCCCCCTCCAACCCTGTATCGAAGCGCTACAGCTCGCAGGTCAACGGATGGGTGTACCCGCTCTTCGAACAGAACTGGCGGCTCTTCGCCCCGGACCCCGACTCCTTCAACCGAAAAATCCTGGCGAGAACCGCGCACACCGATTCCAAAGGATCGGTGCAGGTGGCCCCCTGGTTCGACCTGGCTGCCGTGGACCATTCCGCAGTCGACCACAATGTATTTCCGAGCCACACGTCCCAGAACCTTCTGCGCCGTGCCTGGACCTCTTATGTCGAGACACACGGAGGAAGCGACACGGCACGCTCGGAACGGGCCGTGATGCTGCAGAAATACCTGCGCAATATCGCCGCAGACCGCGCAGCCGCCCACAGCGACGGCGGCACCTTCGACTTCATTCAGCTCCGGGTCGTCACACTGCCCGTCGCTGCGCCCGGCACAGCGGCCGGGAACCGCCCGCCGGCACCCACCGAGGACCGGCTCCTGCCCTGGTGGAAGGTGACCTCCCATGGGAAGTGAACAGATCCCCCAGCCCCCTTCCACGGCGGCCACGCCGCACCCGCCTGCGGCCCAGGAGGCTTCGGTCGCCGGCCCGGCCCGCCAGTGGTTCCTCGACCGGATCGGCGCTCTGTGGGCGCTTCTCACCGAACGGCCGGTCTCCCTGTACGCCGCGTCGGTTCTGCGCATCGGCTACGGGCTGCTCTATCTGGTCTTCCTGCTGCGCGAGTTCCCGCACCGTGACGAGATCTGGGGCCCCGGCTCCCCCTGGACACCGGCGCTGGCACAACAGCTCTTCGACCAGACGGGCTGGAACAGCATCCTGACCCTGTCCGACAGCCGCGCCTACTTCGAACTCTGCTACGTGCTGGCCCTCGTCACGTCCGCGCTGTTCATGCTGGGCTGGCGGACCCGGGCCATGTCCGTCCTCTTCGCCGTCGTGGTGGCCTCGTTCCATGCCAGGTCGATCTTCATGACGGACGGGGGTGACAACCTGATCCTGCTGATGGCCCTCTACCTCGTCCTCACCGCGTGCGGTCGGCGCTGGTCCCTGGACGCACGCAGGAACCGGCTCAAGGCAGCCCGTGCGGGCGACACGCCGGAGCCGGTAAAGAGCTTCTCCGCACAACAACTCGCCGATGCCCGTGCAACCTTGACCACGGTGGTGCACAACTGCGGCATCCTCGTCATCGCGGCACAGGTCTGCTTTCTCTACGGATCAGCCGGCCTCTACAAGATCCAGGGCACGACCTGGGGCAACGGCACCGCTCTCCACTACGCGCTGCACCTAGAGCTCTTCCAGCCCTGGCCCGCGCTCTCCCACCTCGTGGCCGAGTACCCGATGGTGATCGCGATCGCCAGCTACGTGACGGTGCTCCTGCAGGTCGCCTTCCCGTTCGTGCTCTTCGGCAAGCTCAAATATCCCGTTCTGGCCGTGCTGCTGGGCATGCACGTCGGCATCGCGGTACTCCTGGGACTGCCCCTCTTCTCCGGCGCGATGATCGTTGCGGACGCCGTGTTCCTTCCCGACCGCTTCTACACCTTTCTGCCTCGCCTGTGGCGACGCGCAGGACAGCGCACAGGGATGTGGCGGCCGGCGCCCAACCAGGCGGCGGGCTCCGGATTCGTACCCCCGCAGGGCAGGCCCGGCGTACCCAGCTCCACGCATCGAGCCGTTCCTGCACAGAAGGACACCGCACCCGCCACCGGGCTCGCGTCAGAGCAGAGCTGAGCAGCCGGGCGGACCGCAGCGCAGTCACGGGCCGTGCCGGCCGTAGTACGGCCCATGCATCGGGGGAGGACACCGGGGCACCCGCCAAAGATGCCGTCCAGACCTCTCAGCCAGTCGGAACGCTCAGCACCGCAGGTTGAAGCGCGGGTGAGGTGCCGTTTGGCGGCCCGGGCGGTGTCGAGTTCTGCTTGCCCTTCCCGACGCGTTTGGCCCTGGAGAACCTCTGTGCCTCGTGACACCGCTGACCAGGGACAGAAGAGCCCCTACAGGGTCACCGTGTTCGATCGGTGCAAGGGCTGGGTCTCCCTTCCAGGCGGACGGTGGATGTTGTCGGCCCGTAGTCCCGCACTGTCCAGGGTGACGTCGAAGAAGACTTCTTCACCCGGGCGCAGGTAGCACTCCTTCCCATGAACTGCCGAGGCTTCCGCCTGAACATTTGGTCCAGCGCCCTCCTGGCTGATGAGACCGATGGCCCGGTCAGGGTCGAACCACTGCACGACACCGCAGGGAGACATGCTTCCCCCTTCCCTCTCTGATCGGATCCGGAAGTCCACACTGTCCGCCCGATCTCCACTGCTGGGGAGGGCTTGAGCAAGGGCGTGAAGCAGCGGCCCCCAGCGCGACTCCAGCCGGCAGGCGCCTATGCGAACAACGCGCCGTAACGGCGCTTTCTCGCCGGCTGGGCCGGGGAGAGCCTGCGGGGTACTGGCACGATCCTGTCGGTGAAATCGGCGAACGTTACCGCTCGTGACGCCAGCTGGGGCACTCAGGCGGTGATCGCAGTGACGCCTCGTAGACGAGCACCGAGGAAGCTTCACTGCACCAGACCACGCTCCGGTCCCCTGCTGCAGAGGCCCCAGAAGGGGATGCAACACGGCGGGTGCAACGCGTTCGCGCAACAGCGCGTTGCACCGTTGCGCCAGGTCAAGACCGCAACACAGGGTTGCATTCGACCGCGTTGCACGGCCCATGTCGCCGGGCACCGCGTGCAGGCGGCGGAACTACCTCCTGTCCTCCACGCCCCAGCCACCGGGGAAGTCGGCCAGGGCGCGGCGCTGCTCTCCCTCGCGGGCAAGCTGCCGGGCAAGGATGTCGCGGGCGACTGCGGCGAGGACCAGGGGGCGTTGAAGCTCGTCGGGCGCCTGGGCTTCCGCTTCCCACTGGACGGGGGTGTGCGGGGTCGAACCATGCACCCTCCAGGCCCCATCGCGCCCGCGGAACCTCGGCCCAGTCGCCCGGCTCCGGACCTTCGCTGACACACCAGGAAAGCCAAGCCAGTCACACGTCGCCCAGGAACCCAGGATCGGACGGCCCCATCTGCCGGGCGAAGTCCGCTGCGACTCCGAGCACCTCGCGCATCGGCACAGGCCGCCGACCCGTGGCCGTGAGGTCGGCGTGAGCTTCCTCGGACCACAGGAACGGATACACGGAAAGACCCTGACCGACAGCCAGGGAAACGGTCTCCTCACGCCAGCCGGGCCAGCGCATTCCGTCATAGAACGTCTCCAGTCTGCCCGAGAACAGCCAGGAGACCCACCCGGAGTGGCTCATCTCCATCGCCTCCCACTCCAGAGCGTCGGGAGCGAAATACGTCATCTGGCCAGGTGCCCCGGGGCGGCCCGCGGCCGCGGGATCGCCACCGTTCAACGCGAAGACCCCTCCGAGAATGTCGTGGCCGACGACAAGACCTGTCGCGGGGTGCCAGCCAGGGTCGAAGTTCGTGGGGAAGCGGTTGACCTGCGCCAGACTCGGGAGTCGCCCATCCGCGACCGAACCCGAACCCCCGCCGAACGCTCGCACCCACCCGTTGTCCACGAGCAATCCGCCGGTGTGCAACGCCAGCGCACCCAGCACCGATCGCGCGCTGACCTGCATCTGCAGAAGGCAGCGGCGACCCTCGTTGATGTCTCCGGGCATTACTTGAAGCGGCACGGAGCTCGCTCTGAGAAGCCCCTGAAGCTCCGGCCACGCTGGATCGTCCACATGGACCAGCTCATCGATCCCTCGCATCCGACGATGATCGCACCTTCTGGTATCGCCTCATCGTGTGGGCTGGACCGCTCTCACTCGGAGGCCGCCGACTGCACGAAGCGCATCCGGGCGAGACCGAGCGGCTTCAACCGGAGCGCATCCGTCGCGCACGCAGTGCAGTGCGGCCTACTGGGCGAGGGTCAGAACATGGTGTTGTCGTTCTTGGAGGTGGGTGGGATCACCTGGAGGACGTCCCAGTGTTCGACGATCTTGCCGGCTGCGTCGAAGCGGAAGATGTCGATCCCGGCGTATTCCTCGTCGGGCCAGGTTTGGTGGCAGTGCAGGATGACGTGGTCGCCGTCGGCGAAGGCGCGCTTGACCTCCACCCGCTTGCCCGGGTACTCGGCGGCCATGCGATCGAAGTAGTCGATGAACGGCTGCTTGCCGTCGCCGACGTGTGGATTGTGCTGGATGTAGGTGTCGCCTGCGTACTGGTCGATGGCTTCGGCGGGGCGGCACTGGTTGAACATCAGATCGTAGAAGGCCTGAGCCGTGGCCTTGTTCTTCTCCGGGTCGCTCATGGTGCCACCGTAGGTCGGGGGGCCGGGTGCGGCACGGTGAGTGCGTCCAGCAGGTGGTCGGCTCCGACCGGGAGCTCATCCGGGTATCCGAAACGACGAGCTCGTCCTCGGTATGGTGCGCGCACCATGTGCCAGGACGCGCCTGCGGTGCACACACCGACCGCATCGCGATGTGCACACCGGACCGACAAGACAATTCGCACACCCGGCCGACTCCTCGCCCGTGGTGTGGTCCGGGCTGCTGGGGGCGACGCCCTCGCGTTACGGTGCGGGGTTTTCGTCCTGGTTGGCATACCGCGGCCTGAGTGCTCGGCCCATGCGGCGGTCGTCGGTCCACGTCTCGGTCACGCGGGTGCCCTCCGGGACCGGCTCGAAGCGGTACTCCCAGGTGGCGACGGGCCTGGTATCCGCGGGACCCGGACTCCGATGGCGTGCACCCGGAACCGGAACACCGGTCCTTCTCGACCGCCGCCACCGTGCACCGAGTGGTCCAGCGGAAGGCCCCGCGCTTGTTCCGTCCGTCCAAGACCATCCCGACTCGGTTCCAGCCGGCACCGCCGTGGACGGTGGCGCCGAGGTTCTGCGGGCTCCAGTCCCCCATCCGCGCGGGGTCCAGTACGACGAGGGGAAGCCGTCGGGCTGGGTCACGCAGGCGCACAGGCGGGAGAGCGGCCAGGTCTTCGGCGCGAGCGGGGGTACGCGGGACCGGCGAGGAGGCCGCCGCGCCGCCCCCCATCGGCGCCACGCTCACACCGCGGGCCCTGCCGCCGTGTCCCACGAGGGGACGCCGGCGGCAGGGCCCGCGGTGTGAGCGTGGCGCGCCCGGTCCGGGGCCCGGGGGCGGCTATTTCACCGAGCCCGCCATCACGCCCTGGACGAAGTGCCGTTGGAAGGCGAAGAAGACGATCAGCGGGACCACCAGGGACAGGAACGCCCCCGGTGCGAGGACGCCGATGTTGCTTCCGAACTGCCTCATCTGGGACTGCAGCGCCACCGTGAGGGGCTGGGACCCGCTGTCCGCGAAGAGCAGCGCCACGAGCATGTCGTTCCACACCCAGAGGAACTGGAAGATGGCCAGGCTCGCGAGGGCGGGACGGCCGAGCGGCAGGATGAGCCGGGAGAAGATCCGCCACTCGCTGCCACCGTCCATGCGGGCGGCCTCCAGCATTTCGCGCGGTATCTCGGCGAAGTAGTTGCGCAGCAGGAAGATGGCGAACGGCAGGCCGTATGCGACGTGGAAGAGGACGACGCCCGCGATCGTGCCGAACAGTCCGACCGCACCGAAGAGTTTGGCCACGGGCAGCAGCCCGATCTGCACGGGTACGACCAGCAGTCCGACGACCACCAGGAAGAGGCCGTCCCGGCCGGGGAACTCCAGCCATGCGAAGGCGTATCCGGCGAGCGCCGCGATGGCGACCACCAGGACGGTGGTCGGCACGGAGATCAGGATGGTGTTCCCGAAGGCCGCCGCGATGCCGGAGTCCTTCAGCAGGGCGCTGTAGTTGTCCAGGGACAGCTGGGACGGGTCGGTGAGCGCGGTCCACCAGCCCTCGGAGGCGTTGTCCTGTTCGGAGCGCATCGAGGACAGGAACAGGCCCGCCAGTGGGGTGATCCAGACAAGGGCGACCAGGATCAGCACGCCCTGGACGATTGAGTTGCCCAGCAGGCGCGAGAGCCGGCTCCTGCGGCGGGGTCCGGGCGCGGACGGGGCGGGGACGGGCGGCGCGGCTGCCGCCCGTCGGGCCGGCGGGCGTTCGATGGTGCTGTGGCGGCTCATGCTCCGCTCCTTCGGAAACGCCGGATGTTGAAGATCATCGCCGGTACGACCAGCAGGAGCAGGACCACGCTGAGCGCGCTGCCGAGCCCCTGGTCGTTGCCTCCGCCGAAGGAGACCAGCCACATGCGGGTGGCCAGTACGTTCGCCTCTTCCTGGACCGGTCCGGGCGCGATGATGTAGACGAGGTCGAAGACCTTCATCACATTGATCACCAGGGTCACGAAGACGACGGTGAGCACCGGTGCGAGCAGCGGGATGGTGATCTTGCGGAAGATCTGGCCCTCTGTGGCACCGTCCATCCGCGCGGCCTCCAGCGCGTCACGCGGGATGGCGGAGAGGCCGGCGCCGATCAGGACCATCGCGAAGCCGGTCCACACCCACAGGTAGGCGGCGATGATGGCCGGCGTCACCAGCGCGGGACTGAGCCAGTTCACGCCCTGGTAGGGGGCGGCGAAGTTGGCCGTGGGGAGTCTGACGGTGTACTCGCCGTCGGCCAGGCCGGTGAGGCGGAACGACCCGTCGTCGGCCGTGGTGGCGGTCGCGGCCACCCGGCCGTCCTGTACGGCCTCGACCGTGATGCCGGGCAGCCCCTTCTCTCCGGGGTCGACCGTGCCCGGCGTACCGGCTCCGCCGGGGGCGAAGTCCAGGTAGACGGCGCCCGCGATGGAGTCGGCCCCGGCCACGGCGTCGGCTGCGGCCTTCGCTCCGGCGGGCATCGCGTCGGGTGCCACCCCGACGAATCCGAGGCTGATGGAGCGGCCGGGGCGCAGGGTCTCCTCGGTGCTGTACGGGCCGCCCGCCCCGCCGGTCAGACCGTGGCCCTCCCGGGCACGGGCCGTCGGGTAGGCGGCACGGTCGGCGAAGGTGTCGTGGACGCCGACCACGGCGGCGTTGAGCACGCCCCGGTCCGGGTCCTGTTCGTAGGCGAGCCGGAAGATGATGCCCGCCGCGAGGAACGACACGGCCATCGGCAGGAAGAGCACGAGCTTGAACGCGGTGGCCCAGCGCACCTTCTCGGTGAGTACGGCGAGCATCAGCCCGAGCCCGGTCAGCAGGAGCGGGGCGACCACGACCCAGACGGTGCTGTTGCGGATGGCCTTGAGGGTGGCCGGGTCGTGGAGGATCGCCGCGTAGTTCCCGGCTCCGACGAAGCGTTCACCGCCGGCGTCGAAGAAGCTGCGGCCTACGGAGAAGAGGACCGGATAGACGACCAGGGCGCCGAGCAGCAGCAGGGCCGGCAGGACGAACACGACGGCGAGGCGGCGCTTCTTTCTCTGCGCCAGGCGCCGCGGATTCGTCGCGGCGCGGGCGGTCAGGGCGTCAGCCATGGGGAGCGCCTCAGTTCCCGTAGGCCTTGGCGGCTTCGGCCTCGAGCTTCGCGGCCGTGCCCTGCGGGTCCGACGGGTCGCGCAGGAAGTCCTGGAGGAGCTTCCACTCGCCCGCGCCCTTGGTACCGCCGAACGCGGCCGGGGCCTGGTCCGACATGTCGAAGCGGATCGAGTTGCCCGCCTCTACGAGCGAGGTGGCGGTGCTGCGGGTGGTGTCGTCGCCGTACGAGGCGAAGTCGACCGCGTTGTTCGGGGACAGGAAGCCGCCCGCGCCGGCCCAGACCTCGGCAGCCTCGGCTCCGGACAGGAACTCGACCAGCTTCATGCCGGCCTTGCCGTTCTTCGCGTCCTTGAGGACGACGGCCGCGTCACCGCCGCTGACGACCGGCGCCTTGCCGCCGTCGACGGAGGGGAACGGGAAGAACTTGGCGTCCTGCCCGAGCTTCCTGCCGAACTGGCCCTTGGCGACGCCGCCGACGAAGTCGCCCTCGTAGACCATGCCCGCCTTGGGCTCGGGGCCGAAGACCTGCGCGACCGACGAGGGGAAGTCGGTGCTCAGCGCCGTCTCGGCGCCGCCGGCGACGAGCTGCTTGTCCTTGAACAGGTCCCCGAGGGTGGTCAGCGCCCGGACGACGCTTTCGTCGGTCCACTTGAGCTTGTGCTGGGCGAGCTGGTCGTACTTCTCCGGCCCTGCCTGGGAGAGGTAGATGTTCTCGAACCAGTCGGTGAGGGTCCAGCCGTCCTCTCCGGCTATCGCGAAGGCCGGGCGGCCGGAGTCGGCGAGGGTGCGGCCCGCCTTCAGCATGTCGGAGTAGCTCTTCGGCTCGCTGACGCCGGCCTGGGTGAAGGCTTCGGGGGCGTACCAGACGGTGGACTTGTGGGCGGCCTTGAAATAGAGGCCGTAGTACGTGCCGTCGACCGTGCCGTAGTTCTTCCACACCGGAGCGAGGGTGGAGTCCGCCGTCTTGGCGGTCTGGTCGGAGAGGGGGAGGAGCCAGCCCTCCTTCACGAACTGCTGGAGCACGCCCACCTGGGGGACCATCACCACGTCGGGGGCGTTGCCGCCTTCGATCTTGCTTCCCACGAAGGTGGAGACGTTGTCGCCGGAGGGGACGAAGACCGTCTTGGCTCCGGTCTTCTCGGTGAAGGCGTCCAGGACCTTCTTGAAGTTCTCCTGCTCGCTGCCGGTCCAGACGCCCGCCACGGTCACGGTCTGGCCGCCGAGTTCGCCGCCGCTCGCGGGTCCGGGGGCGCCGCCGCACGCGGTGGCACCGAGGGCGAGGGCGAGGGCCGCCGTCGCGGTGGCCGTGGTCCGTCGGGTCGTGTTGCTGAGTCGTCGCATCGTGAGGTCCTTTCGAGGAAGTCCGGGGCTACGGGGTGGGTAGCGGCTTCACGGGGAGGGGTTTTCGCGCGGGGTCGGGAACGTCAGGGGGGCAGGGCTGGAGGAGCGCGGGCCGGCATCGGGTTCGCCGGGGCCCAGGGGGCCGGGGCATTCGGCCGTCCACCAGGCGGCGGTCGCTGCGGGGAGCACACCGTCGGGACAGGGTCCGCTGGCGAGCAGCGGAGCCCCGGGGACCGGGGCGGGCACCGGCTCCGTGCCGAAGTTGACCGCGCAGACCAGGCCGTCGCCGCGGGCGATCGCCAGCACGTGGGCGGGGGCGTCCAGCCAGCGCAGGGTGCCGTCGCCGAGCTGTGGCAGGGTGCGCCGCAGCTGGAGACCGTCGCGGTAGAGGTGCCAGAAGGAACGGGTGTCGGCCAGGGCACGGTCGGTTGCGTGTTCGGCGAACCACTCGGGCTGCGGCAGCCACGGCTTTGCGGCGACCGCCTCCCGGCTGAAGCCGAACGGGGAGGCGTGCCCGGACCAGGGCAGTGGCACGCGGCAGCCGTCCCGCACGTGCTTGCGGCTGCCGGTGCGGCGGAAGATCGGGTCGGTGAGGACCTCGTCGGGCAGGTCCAGGACCTCCGGGAGGCCGAGCTCCTCGCCCTGGTAGACGTAGGCGGCGCCGGGCAGGGCGAGCATCAGGAGGGCGGCAGCGCGGGCGCGGGCGGCTCCCAGGCCGCTGCCTTCCACCCCGGGCTCGCCCGCGTAGCGGGTGACCGTGCGGACCTGGTCGTGGTTGTTGAGGACCCAGGTGACGGTGGAGCCGGTGCCGGCGATGTCGCGCATCGCCTCGGTGATGGTGGCGCGGAAGGCGCCGGCGTCCCAGGGGGCGCTGAGCAGGTCGAAGAAGAACGCCTGGTGGAGTTCGTCGGGTCGGACGTACTCGGCGTGTTCGCGTGCGGTGGGCACGGACACCTCGCCGACCAGCAGCCGCTCGTGGCCGTCCCGGGCGGTGTACTCCTGGCAGACCGCGCGCCAGCGGCGCCACACGTCGTGGACCTCGGGCTGGTTCCAGGCCAGCTGGTTGACGGCGTCGCGGGCCCGTTCGTCGGCTCCGGGGTCGTCGGAGTCGGGCAGCTCGGGGTGCTTGAACAGTCCGGCGGCGACGTCGATGCGGAAACCGTCGACACCGCGGTCCAGCCAGAAGCGCAGCACCCGCTCGAAGTCGTCGCCCACGAGGGGGTTGCGCCAGTTCAGGTCGGGCTGCTCGGGCGTGAAGAGGTGCAGGTACCACTCTCCGGGGGCGCCGTCGGGCTCGGTGGTCCGGCTCCAGGCGGAGCCGCCGAACATGGCGCGCCAGTTGTTGGGCGGCTCGGCCCCGTCCGGGCCGCGTCCGGGGGCGAAGTGGAAGCGGGAGCGCGCCGCGCTGCCCGGCCCCGCGGCGAGCGCGTCGCGGAACCACGGGTGCTCGCTGGAGCAATGGTTAGGGACGATGTCGAGCAGCAGCTTGAGCCCGAGCCGGCGGGCGTCGGACACCAGCCGGTCGAACTCCGCGAGGTCGCCGTACACGGGGTCGACGCCGCAGTAGTCGGCGACGTCGTAGCCGTGGTCGTGCTGGGGCGAAGGGTAGAAGGGGCTGAGCCAAATGCCGTCGACACCGAGCTTGCGCAGGTAGGGAAGCCCGGCCCGTACGCCGGCCAGGTCACCGACACCGTCCCCGGTGCTGTCGAGGAAGCTGCGGACGTAGACCTGATAGATCACCGCGTCGCGCCACCAGGGGTCGGAGGGGGCGGCACTGCGGGAGGGGTGGCCGATGCCGGCCGGAAGGGTGCTGAGCATCTCGCGTCGACCTGTTTCTGCTGAATGCGAGAGCGCCCCAGATCGGTGCGCTGTTATGCATGCATGTTAAGTAGCGGCGACGGGAAGGTGTCAACGATGTGTCCAGAAACAGTGGAAAGCTGGGGTGGTTTGTCCACGAATACCCGATGCACGCACGAAGGGTCTTTACTTAACGTGTAAGTAAAGACCCTGGGGGGAGGGAGAAGAAGACGGGGCGGCGGGATCGAACCTGGCGGGAGATCGGGCCTTGCGGCGGATCAGCCCCTGCGGGAAATCGTCCCGAGCTCGCGCGCGAGCCGCGCCGCCGCCTGCTCGGGCGTCTGGCGCAGAGCCATCACGTCCTGCGCCACGGCCTGTACGGCCAGGCTCACCTGGTCGTAGCGCGGACTCTTCGGGCGTGGCACCGCCGACAGCACGCTCTGCCGGAGCGTCGGCAGGTACGGATACGCGCGGATCAGCTCGGGGTCCTCGTACAGCGCGGCGCGCACCGGCGGCAGCGAGCCCTCGGTGAGCACCCGCCGCTGGACCCGCTCACTGGTGAGGTAGGAGATCAGATCGGCTGCCGACGCCGGATGCCGCGCCCGGCTGCTCACGGCGAGGTTGGAGCCGCCCAGCACGCTGGCGCCGGGCCCGGCGGGGCCGGGCAGCGGCACGGCGCCGAACCGGCCCGCGACGTTGGCCCCCTCGGCGCTCGCGTCGGCGTACACGTAGGGCCAGTTCCGCAGGAAGAGCAGCCGGCCGTCCTGGAATGCCTGCCGGGACTCCTCCTCCTTGTACCCGAGGGCCTCGCGGGGGATCCAGCCGTCCCGCACCCCGTCCGCGAGGAAGCGCAGTCCGGCGCGCGCCGCGTCGGAGTCCACGGTCACCCGGGCACCGTCGTCGCGCAAGATCGAGCCGCCCGCCGAGTGCACGGCCTCGGTGGCGTTGACGGTGAGTCCCTCGTACGGCAGGAACTGGCCCGCATAGCCGTCCAGTCCGTACTTCGGCGCGAGGGTGCGCGCCTGGCGGGCCAGCTCGGCCCAGGTGCGCGGCGGCTGCTCGCCCTCCCGGTCCAGGATGTCCTTGCGGTAGTAGAGCAGTCCGGCGTTCGTGACGTACGGAACCGCGTACAGCCGCCCGTCGAAGGTCGCGGTGTCGACGACCGGCCGCAGGAAGGCGTCCAGGGGGAAGCGGTCCCGCTCCAGCGGGGAGATCCATCCGGCCGCCGCGAACTCGGACGTCCAGGCGACGTCGATGTTCAGCACGTCGAACCGGTCGCGCCCCGATCGCAGTTCGCTGATCATCTGGGCCCGGGTCTCGTCGGCCGAGTCGGGCAGTTCAACGAGGGTGACGCGCTCGTCGGGGTGGTCGCGGTTCCAGTCGTCGAGCAGCGGCGAGAGGTAGTCGGTCAGGTCGCCCGCCGTCACGAGCGTCAGGGGGCCGCGCCGCTCGGAGGCCGCACCCCCGCCCGCGTCGGCGCGGACGCCGAAACCGGCGTAGCCCGCGAGCACCACCGCCGCGACCAGGAGAGCTCTACCCGCGGCATGCATCCACCGCATAGATTCCTCCCAGTGCGCGATCCGGCTGCACCGCCGACCATCGTGGCCCATGTATACCCGTTAGGCATGGGCGATACTAGACGCCCAGGCAGACAGGACGGACTCGGACGCCGATCGGCCCGGGGCCGGGTGAACAGTTGACTACGGAGCGGGAAGGAGGGGGGCGCGTTGCGGCTGGCGCTCCTTGCGCTCCTCACCCGTAGCCCTGCGCACGGTTACGAGCTGAAGCAAGACCTTGAGAAGCTCCTGGGCGCCGCGTACCCTCAGCCCAACGTCGGCCAGATCTACGTCACCCTCGGCAGGCTGGAGAAGAGCGGCCTGATCGAAGGCGAGGACGTCGAGCAGTCGGGCCGGCCCAACAAGCGCACGTACAAGCTGACGGACGCCGGGCGCGAAGCCGTCCTGGCCTGGTTCGAGGACACCGCGGAGGAGCCCCGGGTACGGGACGAGTTCTTCATGAAGCTCGCGCTCGCCCCCCGGTCGGGTCTGGCCGACCCCGTCGCGCTGATCAACAAGCAGCGGCGCCAGTACCTCAACACCATGCGGGACCTGTCGAAGCTGGCCGCGGCCGAGGACCGCGACAACAAGATCTCCCAACTGCTGATCGAGGGCGCCATGCTGCACCTGCAGGCCGACCTCGACTGGCTGGAACGCTGTCAGGAGGAGCTGGAATGAGCGACGACGCCACCGCTCCTGCGGTGCCCATCGTGCGTGCCGAGGGCCTGACCAAGACGCACTACGGCGAGGGCGCTCCGGTGCCCGCCGTGCGCGGGGTGGATTTGTCCGTCCAGCCGGGCGAGTTCGTCGCGGTCACCGGACCGTCGGGAGCCGGCAAGTCCACGCTGCTGCATCTGATCGGCGGCCTCCAGCGGCCCGACAGCGGGAAGCTGTGGCT is part of the Streptomyces subrutilus genome and encodes:
- a CDS encoding ABC transporter substrate-binding protein — protein: MRRLSNTTRRTTATATAALALALGATACGGAPGPASGGELGGQTVTVAGVWTGSEQENFKKVLDAFTEKTGAKTVFVPSGDNVSTFVGSKIEGGNAPDVVMVPQVGVLQQFVKEGWLLPLSDQTAKTADSTLAPVWKNYGTVDGTYYGLYFKAAHKSTVWYAPEAFTQAGVSEPKSYSDMLKAGRTLADSGRPAFAIAGEDGWTLTDWFENIYLSQAGPEKYDQLAQHKLKWTDESVVRALTTLGDLFKDKQLVAGGAETALSTDFPSSVAQVFGPEPKAGMVYEGDFVGGVAKGQFGRKLGQDAKFFPFPSVDGGKAPVVSGGDAAVVLKDAKNGKAGMKLVEFLSGAEAAEVWAGAGGFLSPNNAVDFASYGDDTTRSTATSLVEAGNSIRFDMSDQAPAAFGGTKGAGEWKLLQDFLRDPSDPQGTAAKLEAEAAKAYGN
- a CDS encoding glycoside hydrolase family 13 protein; translation: MLSTLPAGIGHPSRSAAPSDPWWRDAVIYQVYVRSFLDSTGDGVGDLAGVRAGLPYLRKLGVDGIWLSPFYPSPQHDHGYDVADYCGVDPVYGDLAEFDRLVSDARRLGLKLLLDIVPNHCSSEHPWFRDALAAGPGSAARSRFHFAPGRGPDGAEPPNNWRAMFGGSAWSRTTEPDGAPGEWYLHLFTPEQPDLNWRNPLVGDDFERVLRFWLDRGVDGFRIDVAAGLFKHPELPDSDDPGADERARDAVNQLAWNQPEVHDVWRRWRAVCQEYTARDGHERLLVGEVSVPTAREHAEYVRPDELHQAFFFDLLSAPWDAGAFRATITEAMRDIAGTGSTVTWVLNNHDQVRTVTRYAGEPGVEGSGLGAARARAAALLMLALPGAAYVYQGEELGLPEVLDLPDEVLTDPIFRRTGSRKHVRDGCRVPLPWSGHASPFGFSREAVAAKPWLPQPEWFAEHATDRALADTRSFWHLYRDGLQLRRTLPQLGDGTLRWLDAPAHVLAIARGDGLVCAVNFGTEPVPAPVPGAPLLASGPCPDGVLPAATAAWWTAECPGPLGPGEPDAGPRSSSPAPLTFPTPRENPSP
- a CDS encoding ABC transporter substrate-binding protein, with translation MRWMHAAGRALLVAAVVLAGYAGFGVRADAGGGAASERRGPLTLVTAGDLTDYLSPLLDDWNRDHPDERVTLVELPDSADETRAQMISELRSGRDRFDVLNIDVAWTSEFAAAGWISPLERDRFPLDAFLRPVVDTATFDGRLYAVPYVTNAGLLYYRKDILDREGEQPPRTWAELARQARTLAPKYGLDGYAGQFLPYEGLTVNATEAVHSAGGSILRDDGARVTVDSDAARAGLRFLADGVRDGWIPREALGYKEEESRQAFQDGRLLFLRNWPYVYADASAEGANVAGRFGAVPLPGPAGPGASVLGGSNLAVSSRARHPASAADLISYLTSERVQRRVLTEGSLPPVRAALYEDPELIRAYPYLPTLRQSVLSAVPRPKSPRYDQVSLAVQAVAQDVMALRQTPEQAAARLARELGTISRRG
- a CDS encoding PadR family transcriptional regulator — its product is MRLALLALLTRSPAHGYELKQDLEKLLGAAYPQPNVGQIYVTLGRLEKSGLIEGEDVEQSGRPNKRTYKLTDAGREAVLAWFEDTAEEPRVRDEFFMKLALAPRSGLADPVALINKQRRQYLNTMRDLSKLAAAEDRDNKISQLLIEGAMLHLQADLDWLERCQEELE